In Streptomyces alboniger, the following are encoded in one genomic region:
- a CDS encoding sensor histidine kinase yields the protein MQGRFKRDGKGSPQAGRGRGDAAAEPERGGDRGSSPQHAQKPGPGAPGDTAGAARQGVTGSGPATAQDKSKGKNKGKGASGSGSPTGPGSRIALRNWRISTRLVSLLALPVITATSLGALRINSSMDEIEQLDNMKLLTDITKQATALAVALQEERDKSAGPLAHGATATDYTVKGARAKTDRIYRDFIQGTQDLNDTDGEKGFLGVRHSAVQITQQLQNINKVRKDAYKPGASTSQTVEAYSQLVEQLLALSTDMAQATSNPDMIQRTRALAAFSSAKEYASVQRAIIAAALPANDSEYGKISETDRTFGLSAYDKEQAATQTFSKIYAGNPDELTKPLDGGNAAIKAADEYAKRVLEQEGGIKLQDKKSYKDWVDADTTKIDAMSKIELTLLGEMEQKARELRNESEQSAILNGALILLVLGVSLVGAFVVARSMIRSLRRLQDTATKVAQDRLPELVKQLSESDPQDVDTSVESVGVHSRDEIGQVAAAFDDVHREAVRLAAEQALLRGNVNAMFTNLSRRSQGLIQRQLSLISELESREADPDQLSSLFKLDHLATRMRRNGENLLVLAGEEPGRRWTRPVPLVDVLRAAASEVEQYERIELSAVPATEVAGRVVNDLVHLLAELLENATSFSSPQTKVKVTGHALPDGRVLIEIHDTGIGLSPEDLAAINERLASPPTVDVSVSRRMGLFVVGRLSQRHGIRIQLRPSDSGGTTALVMLPVDVAQGGKKAPGKPGGPGPTGGPAAAAAAAGAAAARRGVAAGNNGPALGAGSGPAGGRGGPALGSGPGAGGPGGAGRPGAGAPRPQVAGSGPRAALPSRETGQQRPPAGTQGPPGQQGQPGRHGQPGQQDRQPQRQQPQAPQAPQGGRGGAVQQPPVPQQRTNAMKPPADAGDQGRRPQLPPRGGPRAELPGGNPQPRVPSWSDENAQPQVSREPFDAPRGHEEHEATGQFPQPTAAADDRQGPGSTAEFPRPDFDAPPPGTPAPQDQGTGQFVRSDVFGGQNDAQQGRQAPRRNKQQDQPQSRQQNQQQDHGNGLAQQGGRDMPDYTVPRPPAPRRGQGDPQQGLLQPGPQQGLPQQPQADNQLPGSSQPEDLLPAAGPGDGRTPLYDTLETNWFQQQQNQRAQAEQQSRQQEQQSQQQAPHGHRPGGRSGEPAQRQAPQAQDPQRPLPSRGPRQAPPAAPAAGTGTGNGQNGAGTGAPAGWRSSPNDELGRQAERVRQPTAGGVTTSGLPRRVPRANLVAGTAQQQQDSTGPQVSRAPEEVRGRLTNLRRGIQQGRQAGTGQTGSFPRPTHQQER from the coding sequence GTGCAGGGACGTTTCAAGAGGGATGGCAAGGGGTCTCCCCAGGCCGGTCGCGGCCGAGGGGATGCCGCGGCGGAGCCGGAGCGCGGCGGCGACCGCGGCTCCTCGCCCCAGCACGCCCAGAAGCCGGGCCCCGGTGCGCCCGGCGACACCGCCGGTGCCGCGCGCCAGGGTGTGACGGGCAGCGGCCCGGCGACCGCCCAGGACAAGAGCAAGGGCAAGAACAAGGGCAAGGGTGCGTCCGGCTCCGGCTCGCCCACCGGCCCCGGCTCGCGAATAGCCCTGCGCAACTGGCGCATCTCCACCCGCCTGGTCTCGCTCCTCGCGCTCCCCGTGATCACCGCGACCTCGCTCGGCGCACTCCGCATCAACTCGTCCATGGACGAGATCGAGCAGCTCGACAACATGAAGCTGCTCACCGACATAACCAAGCAGGCCACCGCGCTGGCCGTGGCGCTCCAGGAGGAGCGCGACAAGTCGGCGGGCCCGCTCGCGCACGGGGCGACGGCGACGGACTACACGGTCAAGGGCGCCCGCGCCAAGACCGACCGGATCTACCGCGACTTCATCCAGGGCACCCAGGATCTGAACGACACGGACGGCGAGAAGGGTTTCCTCGGCGTCCGGCACAGCGCGGTCCAGATCACCCAGCAGCTCCAGAACATCAACAAGGTCCGCAAGGACGCCTACAAGCCCGGCGCCTCGACCTCGCAGACCGTCGAGGCCTACAGCCAGCTCGTCGAGCAGCTGCTCGCGCTGTCGACCGACATGGCGCAGGCGACCAGCAACCCGGACATGATCCAGCGCACGCGCGCCCTGGCCGCCTTCTCCTCGGCCAAGGAGTACGCGTCGGTGCAGCGGGCGATCATCGCCGCCGCCCTGCCCGCGAACGACAGCGAGTACGGCAAGATCTCCGAGACCGACCGCACCTTCGGCCTCAGCGCCTACGACAAGGAGCAGGCGGCTACCCAGACGTTCAGCAAGATCTACGCGGGCAACCCGGACGAGCTGACCAAGCCCCTCGACGGGGGCAACGCCGCGATCAAGGCCGCCGACGAGTACGCCAAGCGCGTCCTCGAGCAGGAGGGCGGCATCAAGCTCCAGGACAAGAAGTCCTACAAGGACTGGGTCGACGCCGACACCACCAAGATCGACGCGATGTCGAAGATCGAGCTGACGCTGCTCGGCGAGATGGAGCAGAAGGCGCGCGAGCTGCGCAACGAGTCGGAGCAGTCGGCCATCCTCAACGGTGCGCTGATCCTGCTCGTGCTCGGCGTCTCGCTCGTCGGCGCGTTCGTCGTGGCCCGCTCCATGATCCGCTCGCTGCGCCGGCTCCAGGACACCGCGACCAAGGTCGCCCAGGACCGCCTGCCCGAGCTGGTCAAGCAGCTCTCGGAGTCGGACCCGCAGGACGTCGACACCTCCGTCGAGTCCGTCGGTGTGCACTCCCGGGACGAGATCGGCCAGGTGGCCGCGGCCTTCGACGACGTGCACCGCGAGGCCGTCCGCCTCGCTGCCGAGCAGGCCCTTCTGCGGGGCAACGTCAACGCGATGTTCACCAACCTCTCGCGCCGCTCCCAGGGTCTTATCCAGCGCCAGCTCTCACTCATCTCCGAGCTGGAGTCCCGCGAGGCCGACCCCGACCAGCTCTCCTCGCTCTTCAAGCTCGACCACCTCGCGACCCGCATGCGCCGTAACGGCGAGAACCTCCTCGTCCTCGCCGGTGAGGAGCCGGGCCGCCGCTGGACGCGGCCCGTGCCGCTCGTCGACGTGCTGCGTGCCGCCGCCTCCGAGGTGGAGCAGTACGAGCGGATCGAGCTGTCCGCCGTGCCCGCCACCGAGGTCGCGGGACGCGTTGTCAACGACCTCGTGCACCTCCTCGCCGAGCTGCTGGAGAACGCGACGTCGTTCTCCTCGCCGCAGACCAAGGTGAAGGTCACCGGTCACGCGCTGCCCGACGGCCGCGTGCTGATCGAGATCCACGACACCGGCATCGGCCTCTCCCCCGAGGACCTCGCCGCGATCAACGAGCGGCTCGCCTCGCCGCCCACCGTGGACGTCTCCGTCTCCCGCCGCATGGGTCTGTTCGTGGTCGGCCGCCTCTCGCAGCGCCACGGCATCCGCATCCAGCTCCGCCCGTCCGACTCCGGTGGTACGACCGCGCTGGTCATGCTGCCCGTCGATGTCGCCCAGGGCGGCAAGAAGGCTCCCGGCAAGCCCGGTGGCCCCGGCCCGACCGGTGGTCCCGCCGCGGCCGCTGCCGCCGCCGGTGCCGCGGCCGCGCGCCGCGGGGTCGCCGCGGGGAACAACGGCCCCGCGCTCGGCGCGGGTTCGGGACCGGCCGGTGGCCGTGGCGGTCCGGCGCTCGGCAGTGGGCCCGGTGCCGGTGGTCCCGGTGGAGCGGGCCGGCCGGGTGCCGGTGCGCCGCGCCCGCAGGTCGCCGGTTCGGGTCCGCGGGCCGCGCTGCCCTCCCGGGAGACCGGACAGCAGCGTCCGCCGGCCGGTACTCAGGGGCCGCCCGGACAGCAGGGTCAGCCGGGCCGGCACGGTCAGCCCGGGCAGCAGGACCGGCAGCCGCAGCGTCAGCAGCCTCAGGCGCCGCAAGCGCCGCAGGGCGGCCGTGGCGGCGCGGTCCAGCAGCCTCCGGTCCCCCAGCAGCGTACGAACGCCATGAAGCCGCCGGCCGACGCCGGTGACCAGGGGCGCAGGCCTCAGTTGCCGCCTCGCGGAGGACCGCGCGCCGAGCTGCCCGGGGGCAACCCGCAGCCGCGCGTGCCCAGCTGGAGCGACGAGAACGCGCAGCCGCAGGTGTCGCGCGAGCCGTTCGACGCCCCGCGCGGTCACGAGGAGCACGAGGCTACCGGCCAGTTCCCGCAGCCGACCGCGGCCGCCGACGACCGGCAGGGCCCCGGCTCGACCGCGGAGTTCCCCCGCCCGGACTTCGACGCGCCGCCGCCCGGCACTCCCGCGCCGCAGGACCAGGGCACCGGCCAGTTCGTCCGCTCGGACGTCTTCGGCGGCCAGAACGACGCCCAGCAGGGCCGTCAGGCCCCGCGGCGGAACAAGCAGCAGGACCAGCCGCAGAGCCGACAGCAGAACCAGCAGCAGGATCACGGCAACGGCCTCGCGCAGCAGGGCGGTCGGGACATGCCCGACTACACCGTGCCGCGTCCGCCGGCGCCGCGCCGCGGCCAGGGCGACCCCCAGCAGGGGCTTTTGCAGCCGGGACCGCAGCAGGGTCTCCCCCAGCAGCCGCAGGCCGACAACCAGCTGCCCGGCTCCTCGCAGCCCGAGGACCTGCTGCCCGCCGCCGGTCCCGGTGACGGGCGTACGCCGCTGTACGACACGCTGGAGACCAACTGGTTCCAGCAGCAGCAGAACCAGCGGGCGCAGGCCGAGCAGCAGAGCCGCCAGCAGGAGCAGCAGAGCCAGCAGCAGGCCCCGCACGGCCACCGGCCCGGCGGCCGCTCCGGCGAGCCCGCCCAGCGGCAGGCGCCGCAGGCTCAGGACCCGCAGCGCCCGCTGCCGTCGCGCGGTCCGCGGCAGGCCCCGCCCGCCGCACCCGCGGCAGGGACCGGTACCGGCAACGGCCAGAACGGCGCGGGCACCGGCGCCCCCGCGGGCTGGCGTTCCTCCCCGAACGACGAGCTGGGCCGCCAGGCCGAGCGTGTCCGGCAGCCCACCGCGGGCGGCGTCACCACCTCCGGACTGCCGCGCCGCGTCCCGCGGGCCAATCTGGTCGCGGGCACGGCCCAGCAGCAGCAGGACAGCACAGGTCCGCAGGTCTCGCGTGCGCCCGAAGAGGTACGCGGCCGGCTGACGAATCTCCGTCGGGGCATTCAGCAGGGTCGCCAGGCCGGTACCGGCCAGACCGGCAGTTTCCCTCGCCCCACTCACCAGCAGGAGCGTTAG